Proteins from a genomic interval of Nocardia sp. BMG51109:
- a CDS encoding M20/M25/M40 family metallo-hydrolase: MTSSTHVATGVDDRTAERLAAALRCVTVSSDTGDDPADAEFDRLAAHLEQCFPLVHGELELERFGHSRLYRWPGAEPGTAAILLAHMDVVPVDDERRWTHPPFAGVVDDEFVWGRGAIDDKSRVMAILEAVEAALAAGKRPRRTVFLAFGHDEEAFGRSGAARMAARLRSLDVRADLLLDEGGVITAGVAGGLRKPAAFLMLGEKGWATVRLAVTDVGGHSSMPGRQTAVGRIARAVARLQDKPMPLRMTALTADMLDRVRPALSGPPRAALKLFSPAGAAVTRMLATRPQTEAMVRTTTAPTVIRGGVKANVLPQSAEALVNFRILPGDSVAGVLEHCRRVVRDDEVAIHLVGTSSEPSETTGPGPAFDVVAGITRAVVPEAVITTGIVPGATDSRYYDGLAATRCNFAPVLFDQADLGRIHGTDERLSRANYARLIEFNGRLIDHFATH, from the coding sequence ATGACCAGCAGCACCCACGTCGCGACCGGCGTCGACGACCGGACAGCCGAGCGGCTGGCCGCGGCGCTGCGCTGTGTGACCGTCTCGTCCGATACCGGCGACGACCCGGCCGACGCCGAGTTCGACCGGCTCGCCGCGCACCTCGAGCAGTGTTTCCCGCTGGTGCACGGCGAGCTGGAACTCGAGCGGTTCGGGCACAGCCGCCTGTATCGCTGGCCCGGCGCCGAGCCCGGCACGGCAGCGATCCTGCTGGCGCACATGGATGTCGTGCCCGTCGACGACGAGCGGCGGTGGACCCATCCGCCGTTCGCCGGAGTGGTCGACGACGAATTCGTCTGGGGCCGCGGCGCGATCGACGACAAGAGCCGGGTGATGGCGATCCTGGAGGCCGTCGAGGCGGCGCTGGCGGCCGGAAAACGCCCGCGCCGCACGGTATTTCTCGCCTTCGGGCACGACGAGGAGGCGTTCGGGCGCTCCGGCGCCGCGCGCATGGCCGCGCGTCTGCGCTCGCTCGACGTGCGCGCGGATCTGCTGCTCGACGAGGGCGGGGTGATCACCGCCGGTGTCGCGGGCGGACTGCGGAAACCCGCCGCCTTCCTCATGCTCGGCGAGAAGGGCTGGGCCACGGTGCGTTTGGCGGTGACCGATGTCGGCGGGCATTCCTCCATGCCGGGGCGGCAGACCGCGGTCGGACGGATCGCGCGGGCGGTGGCGCGGCTGCAGGACAAGCCGATGCCGCTGCGCATGACGGCGCTGACCGCGGACATGCTCGATCGCGTCCGGCCGGCGCTGTCGGGGCCGCCCCGCGCCGCGCTGAAGCTGTTCTCGCCGGCGGGTGCGGCCGTCACCCGGATGCTCGCGACCCGGCCGCAGACCGAGGCGATGGTGCGCACCACCACCGCGCCGACGGTCATCCGCGGCGGGGTGAAGGCGAACGTGCTGCCGCAGTCGGCCGAGGCCCTGGTGAATTTCCGTATCCTGCCCGGCGATTCGGTGGCCGGGGTGCTCGAGCACTGCCGCCGGGTGGTGCGCGACGACGAGGTCGCGATCCACCTGGTCGGCACGTCGTCGGAGCCGTCCGAGACCACCGGTCCGGGCCCGGCGTTCGACGTCGTCGCCGGGATCACCCGGGCCGTGGTGCCGGAGGCGGTGATCACGACGGGAATCGTCCCCGGCGCCACCGACTCCCGCTACTACGACGGCCTCGCCGCGACCCGCTGCAACTTCGCCCCTGTCCTCTTCGACCAGGCCGACCTCGGGCGTATCCACGGCACCGACGAGCGCCTGTCCCGCGCCAACTACGCCCGGCTCATCGAGTTCAACGGGCGGCTGATCGACCACTTCGCCACCCACTGA
- a CDS encoding glycosyltransferase: MRIVQLANFYTPASGGLRTCVDEIGRGYLAAGHERVLVVPGLADADELTPAGRRITVRGLRFGTAGYHVLTARRTRPLLERLRPDVLECSDKLSMRWLAPWARRAGVPLVLFSHERIDAILRTRVPPGFPLITAADLANRRLATRVDRIVVTSDFARAEFARIGADHVSRIPLGVDLDTFRPLDVPATASGPVRLILVSRLSREKHPERAIEALPLLRHGAVDAELTVVGDGPLRDGLGQLAADLPVRFAGHVSDRHAVAAALAAADIALCPSPAETFGLAVLEALACGTPVVVPRAGAAHELLGPPGSGLACDGSPAGLAAAVHTLLALPAETRRGAARHTAERFPWSRTVTEMLRLYADFEPALRSA; this comes from the coding sequence ATGCGTATCGTGCAGCTGGCCAACTTCTACACCCCCGCTTCCGGCGGACTGCGCACCTGTGTCGACGAGATCGGGCGCGGATATCTGGCCGCCGGTCACGAGCGCGTGCTGGTGGTGCCGGGCCTGGCCGACGCCGACGAACTCACCCCCGCCGGTCGGCGAATCACGGTGCGGGGGCTGCGTTTCGGTACCGCGGGCTACCACGTGCTCACCGCGCGGCGCACCCGGCCGCTGCTCGAGCGCCTGCGGCCGGACGTCCTGGAATGCAGCGACAAGCTGAGTATGCGCTGGCTGGCCCCGTGGGCACGCCGCGCCGGCGTGCCGCTGGTGCTGTTCTCCCACGAACGCATCGACGCCATCCTGCGCACCCGCGTACCGCCCGGATTCCCGCTCATCACCGCCGCCGACCTGGCCAATCGCCGGCTGGCGACCCGGGTCGACCGGATCGTCGTCACCTCGGACTTCGCGCGGGCCGAATTCGCGCGCATCGGCGCCGACCACGTGTCGCGCATTCCGCTGGGCGTCGACCTGGACACCTTCCGCCCGCTGGATGTTCCGGCCACGGCATCCGGACCCGTCCGGTTGATCCTGGTCAGCCGCCTGTCCCGGGAGAAACACCCGGAACGCGCGATCGAGGCGCTCCCTCTGCTGCGGCACGGCGCCGTCGACGCCGAACTCACCGTGGTCGGCGACGGCCCGCTGCGCGACGGCCTGGGACAGCTGGCGGCCGATCTCCCCGTGCGGTTCGCCGGCCACGTCTCCGACCGCCATGCCGTCGCGGCCGCCCTCGCCGCCGCCGATATCGCGCTGTGCCCCTCCCCCGCGGAGACCTTCGGGCTCGCCGTCCTCGAGGCCCTCGCGTGCGGCACCCCGGTCGTCGTCCCGCGCGCCGGAGCCGCCCACGAACTGCTCGGCCCGCCGGGCTCGGGCCTCGCCTGCGACGGCAGCCCGGCCGGTCTCGCCGCCGCCGTCCACACCCTGCTGGCGCTTCCCGCCGAAACCCGCCGCGGCGCCGCCCGGCACACCGCCGAACGCTTCCCCTGGTCGCGGACGGTCACCGAAATGCTCAGGCTGTACGCCGATTTCGAGCCCGCCCTGCGCTCGGCGTGA
- a CDS encoding DUF2334 domain-containing protein, producing MSARLVVSVHDVAPATAAETARWCADADALAIPVSLLVIPGPWRGTGLADDPDYGTFLRERRAHGDEIMLHGWEHRAPREGALPRRVVAAAVARGAAEFAALDTAATADRLRRAIAVMDESGLTTTGFTPPGWLASPAAERELCRAGFTHTTDHFGVRDLRSGRRIRGFALSQRPAGRGESAAAGLMRVMARRTARRGGFVRIALHPDDLHRPRLRDTALRAIESALSAGARATTYAEVIG from the coding sequence GTGTCTGCACGCCTGGTGGTGAGTGTCCATGACGTGGCTCCGGCGACCGCCGCCGAGACCGCACGCTGGTGCGCGGATGCCGACGCGCTCGCGATCCCGGTGTCGCTCCTGGTGATTCCCGGGCCGTGGCGCGGCACCGGCCTGGCCGACGACCCCGACTACGGAACGTTCCTGCGCGAACGCCGCGCGCACGGTGACGAGATCATGCTGCACGGCTGGGAGCACCGCGCGCCGCGCGAGGGCGCACTACCCCGCCGCGTGGTGGCCGCGGCCGTGGCGCGGGGAGCCGCCGAATTCGCCGCCCTCGACACCGCCGCCACCGCCGACCGGCTGCGGCGGGCCATCGCGGTCATGGACGAGTCGGGCCTGACCACCACCGGTTTCACCCCGCCCGGTTGGCTCGCCTCCCCGGCCGCCGAGCGGGAGCTGTGCCGAGCGGGATTCACCCATACCACCGACCACTTCGGCGTGCGGGACCTGCGCTCCGGCAGGCGAATTCGCGGCTTCGCGCTGTCGCAGCGACCGGCCGGCCGGGGCGAGAGCGCCGCGGCCGGACTCATGCGCGTCATGGCCCGCCGCACCGCGCGGCGCGGCGGATTCGTCCGCATCGCACTGCATCCCGACGACCTGCACCGCCCACGCCTGCGCGACACCGCCCTGCGCGCGATCGAGTCGGCCCTGTCCGCGGGCGCCCGCGCCACCACCTACGCCGAGGTAATCGGGTGA
- a CDS encoding oxidoreductase, translated as MTTVENGSATRELAGKRALVTGGSRGIGAAVVRQLLDAGAEVLATAKSATGTVPEGAAFVQSDVRTRAGAEALAAAARQELGGVDILVHNAGGARPHPGSSAIPDEEWQDALDLNLLASVRLDALLTPGMRERGSGAIVHVSSAAVPAAVAPFLHYTAAKAALENYSRGLASELAPFGIRVNTVSPGRTATPGGEATREQWAQMGAAPGQSDVPAVPLGRDGSPDDIAHAVLFLVSGRASWLTGSSLVVDGGEFHR; from the coding sequence ATGACCACTGTCGAAAACGGATCGGCAACGCGGGAACTCGCGGGAAAGCGCGCTCTGGTAACGGGTGGTTCCCGGGGTATCGGGGCGGCCGTCGTGCGCCAACTTCTGGACGCGGGCGCCGAGGTGCTCGCGACCGCCAAGTCGGCGACGGGCACGGTGCCCGAGGGGGCCGCCTTCGTGCAGTCCGACGTGCGGACCCGGGCCGGAGCGGAGGCGCTCGCCGCGGCCGCGCGGCAGGAGCTGGGCGGGGTGGACATCCTGGTCCACAACGCGGGTGGGGCGCGGCCACACCCGGGCAGCTCGGCCATTCCCGACGAGGAGTGGCAGGACGCGCTGGACCTGAACCTGCTGGCGTCGGTGCGGCTGGACGCGCTGCTGACACCGGGGATGCGGGAACGGGGTTCGGGGGCGATCGTGCACGTCTCCTCGGCCGCGGTCCCGGCCGCGGTCGCGCCGTTCCTGCACTACACGGCGGCGAAGGCGGCGCTGGAGAACTACAGCCGGGGGTTGGCCTCCGAGCTGGCCCCGTTCGGAATCCGGGTCAACACCGTGTCTCCGGGCAGGACCGCCACTCCCGGCGGTGAGGCGACGCGGGAGCAGTGGGCGCAGATGGGTGCCGCGCCGGGCCAGAGCGACGTTCCGGCCGTGCCGCTGGGGCGCGATGGTTCGCCCGATGACATCGCCCACGCGGTGCTGTTCCTCGTCTCCGGCCGGGCGAGTTGGCTGACCGGGAGCAGCCTCGTCGTGGACGGCGGTGAATTCCACCGGTGA
- a CDS encoding oxygenase MpaB family protein, producing MTASVARIDRPASDLPPRQPFEPGSRMWDETGLITFSLTAGSAFLLQTMEPTIAAVVDEHSTFRTDPMGRATRSLASVMMWVYGGEEALAEADRLRTMHATLNTVDAQGVHHKALSSGPWAWVLHTGTFAFTEGSRYFTRKPLTDADKDAYYGEVVQLMRNFSVPPKEIPATFAEWETWFDEMVDHHLVATNVAHDYLRVIRKIAPPAGLPRVLAPVWRLATAPVGQLQYFFTVGTTPESARRKLGLTWSDADERKLRRLGRLIGRTVPLLPERIRYFPIAYEARRLERDRARLRKMIDLRPL from the coding sequence ATGACCGCGTCGGTAGCACGCATCGACCGTCCCGCCAGCGACCTGCCGCCCCGGCAGCCGTTCGAGCCCGGCTCCCGGATGTGGGACGAAACGGGCCTGATCACGTTCTCGCTCACCGCGGGATCGGCGTTCCTGCTGCAGACCATGGAGCCGACGATCGCCGCCGTCGTGGACGAGCATTCGACGTTCCGCACCGATCCGATGGGCCGCGCCACCCGCAGCCTGGCATCGGTGATGATGTGGGTGTACGGCGGTGAGGAGGCGCTGGCCGAGGCGGACCGGCTGCGCACGATGCACGCCACCCTCAACACCGTCGACGCGCAGGGCGTTCACCACAAGGCCCTCTCCTCCGGCCCGTGGGCGTGGGTGCTGCACACCGGCACCTTCGCCTTCACCGAGGGCAGCCGGTACTTCACCCGCAAGCCGCTCACCGACGCCGACAAGGATGCGTACTACGGCGAAGTGGTGCAGCTGATGCGCAACTTCTCGGTGCCGCCCAAGGAGATTCCGGCCACCTTCGCCGAATGGGAGACATGGTTCGACGAGATGGTCGACCACCATCTCGTGGCGACCAACGTCGCGCACGACTACCTGCGGGTCATCCGCAAGATCGCGCCGCCGGCCGGGCTGCCGCGGGTGCTGGCCCCGGTCTGGCGGCTGGCGACGGCGCCGGTCGGACAGCTGCAGTACTTCTTCACCGTCGGCACGACTCCCGAATCCGCCCGCCGCAAGCTGGGTCTCACCTGGTCCGATGCCGACGAGCGCAAGCTGCGGCGGCTGGGCCGGCTCATCGGCCGCACCGTCCCGCTGCTGCCGGAGCGCATCCGCTACTTCCCCATCGCCTACGAGGCCCGGCGCCTGGAGCGGGATCGCGCGCGGCTGCGCAAGATGATCGACCTGCGTCCGCTCTGA
- a CDS encoding LysR family transcriptional regulator, with product MTLRQYEYALAVAEAGSVTAAAELLHVAQPSMSQQIRGLERELGVQLFARTPTGLVPTVVGRAFLREAEVAVSAARRARATARAGAEELVGELLVAAQMGFGTRQLPGALSALRRRFPRLEVTVFEEPSSAELDRLCRQGVLDLALMAACDRSPDDAHHLGDEEFVVVLGAGHRQLATDRVDLRELAGEPWVRFDRDSALDAVLLEVLRHNALTPITAARVSQTATAVRWAAHGLGVTLVPASAVPHGYEHLVRPVSPVVTQPVIAVLRHDSGPAETALLDLLRQETWDNSASFAPVA from the coding sequence ATGACCCTTCGCCAGTACGAGTACGCCCTGGCTGTCGCCGAGGCGGGCTCGGTGACGGCGGCGGCGGAACTGCTGCACGTGGCGCAACCGTCGATGTCGCAGCAGATCCGCGGCCTGGAGCGGGAACTCGGCGTACAGCTGTTCGCCCGCACGCCGACCGGGCTGGTGCCGACCGTGGTCGGGCGCGCGTTCCTGCGGGAGGCGGAGGTCGCGGTGAGCGCGGCGCGGCGGGCGCGGGCGACGGCCCGCGCCGGCGCCGAGGAACTGGTGGGCGAGCTGCTGGTCGCGGCGCAGATGGGTTTCGGCACGCGGCAGCTGCCGGGCGCGCTGAGCGCGTTGCGCCGCCGCTTCCCTCGGCTCGAGGTCACCGTCTTCGAGGAGCCCAGCTCCGCCGAGCTGGACCGCCTGTGTCGCCAGGGCGTACTGGATCTCGCCCTGATGGCGGCATGCGACCGGTCCCCCGACGACGCCCACCACCTCGGCGACGAGGAGTTCGTCGTGGTGCTGGGCGCCGGGCACCGGCAGCTCGCGACGGACCGCGTCGACCTGCGCGAGCTGGCGGGCGAGCCGTGGGTGCGGTTCGACCGCGACAGCGCGCTCGACGCCGTGCTGCTGGAGGTGTTGCGGCACAACGCACTGACCCCGATCACGGCCGCCCGCGTATCCCAGACGGCGACGGCCGTGCGCTGGGCCGCCCACGGACTGGGGGTGACACTCGTCCCGGCCTCCGCGGTGCCCCACGGCTACGAGCACCTCGTGCGCCCGGTGTCCCCCGTCGTGACCCAGCCCGTCATCGCCGTGCTCCGGCACGACTCCGGCCCGGCGGAGACGGCCCTGCTCGACCTCCTGCGCCAGGAGACCTGGGACAACTCGGCCTCATTCGCGCCGGTGGCCTGA
- a CDS encoding DoxX family protein, whose product MAQRPREFAAGSGETGQIVLAASFILGGLTKAALPKDKLRDPMPWVDDLSQRAVIGIGAVEVLGGGVVLPWATGIAEVPTPIAAVGLALVMVGGFATHLRRGEYARSLSNVVLFVIAVLVAIGRFA is encoded by the coding sequence ATGGCGCAACGTCCGCGCGAATTCGCCGCCGGTTCAGGCGAGACGGGGCAGATCGTCCTCGCCGCGTCCTTCATCCTCGGCGGCCTCACCAAGGCCGCCCTCCCCAAGGACAAGCTGCGCGACCCGATGCCGTGGGTCGACGACCTGTCCCAACGGGCGGTGATCGGCATCGGGGCGGTCGAGGTGCTCGGCGGCGGAGTGGTATTGCCTTGGGCGACAGGCATTGCCGAGGTGCCCACCCCGATCGCGGCCGTCGGGCTGGCGCTGGTGATGGTCGGCGGCTTCGCCACGCACCTGCGGCGCGGCGAGTACGCCCGCTCGCTGTCCAATGTCGTCCTGTTCGTTATCGCCGTGCTCGTGGCAATCGGCCGTTTCGCCTGA
- a CDS encoding DMT family transporter: protein MITLGPGAAGGALALLAALLFAVAAALQQSSARSAALARGESGTLAVLGIARTLLTGRRWLVGQGLSVAGFVCHAAALRYGAISTVQALLVVQLLFALPLAARRRRTRLLRRDWAGTVAVCAGLVLLVAQGTPHGSVRLERLPIAGCAVLGAVVVLLVLGRMTGGAQLRSALTAMAAGCCFATTAVLVTVATPVLPQLHWAWLGVPLTTVVGGVLTQEAFARGSLPTALTTMTITDPALSYIAGLTLFVTTAAQPHPAGVVAAAAVVVGGVVLLANSPTLHDERDLREPAVVDACTGVVAAQDSRPGEPSAGP, encoded by the coding sequence GTGATCACCCTGGGCCCAGGGGCGGCCGGTGGCGCGCTCGCGCTGCTGGCCGCCCTGCTGTTCGCGGTGGCGGCGGCGTTACAGCAGAGCAGCGCCCGCAGTGCGGCGCTGGCGCGGGGCGAGTCCGGGACCCTGGCGGTGCTCGGGATCGCCCGCACCCTGCTCACCGGGCGGCGGTGGCTGGTGGGGCAGGGGCTCAGCGTCGCCGGGTTCGTCTGTCACGCCGCGGCCCTGCGGTACGGGGCGATCTCGACGGTGCAGGCGTTGCTGGTGGTGCAGTTGCTGTTCGCGCTGCCGCTGGCGGCCCGGCGGCGCCGGACCCGGCTGCTGCGCCGGGACTGGGCGGGCACGGTCGCGGTGTGTGCCGGGCTGGTACTGCTTGTCGCCCAGGGGACCCCGCACGGATCGGTGCGCCTGGAGCGGCTTCCGATCGCGGGGTGCGCGGTGCTCGGGGCGGTCGTCGTCCTGTTGGTCCTGGGGCGCATGACCGGTGGGGCGCAACTGCGTTCGGCACTGACCGCGATGGCCGCCGGATGTTGTTTCGCCACAACCGCTGTGCTGGTCACGGTGGCGACACCCGTCCTGCCGCAGCTGCACTGGGCCTGGCTCGGAGTACCACTGACCACTGTCGTCGGCGGCGTCCTCACCCAGGAGGCGTTCGCCCGCGGCTCGCTCCCCACCGCCCTGACCACGATGACCATCACCGACCCGGCCCTGAGCTACATAGCGGGTCTCACCCTGTTCGTCACCACCGCCGCGCAGCCGCATCCGGCCGGGGTGGTCGCGGCCGCCGCGGTCGTGGTCGGCGGGGTTGTGCTGCTGGCGAACTCGCCCACGCTGCACGACGAGCGGGATCTGCGGGAACCGGCCGTCGTGGACGCGTGCACGGGAGTCGTTGCCGCGCAGGACAGCCGACCGGGCGAGCCCTCGGCCGGACCGTAG
- a CDS encoding SDR family oxidoreductase, which produces MGKYSDKSVVITGGGNGIGFAMAQLLADGGARVVITGRSRATLDAARERLGKNVVAVRGDVAALSDLDALADRVQSEFGTIEALFVNAGIAPLTPFKSTTEEVYDELFAINVKGAFFTVQKLAPLLSPGAGVVLTTSIANVIGMLETSVYAAGKAALRSMARSLSRELLPRGIRVNAVSPGPIDTGILENTMTEAAAEQFKAERVADNPMRRFGTPDEVARAAAFLAFDATYTTGAEFAVDGGATQL; this is translated from the coding sequence ATGGGTAAATACAGCGACAAGAGCGTGGTAATCACGGGCGGTGGCAATGGCATCGGATTTGCGATGGCGCAACTGCTGGCCGACGGCGGAGCACGCGTGGTGATCACCGGCCGTTCTCGGGCCACGCTCGATGCCGCGCGGGAGCGGCTCGGCAAGAATGTGGTGGCCGTCCGCGGCGATGTGGCCGCACTATCGGACCTGGATGCCCTGGCCGACCGCGTGCAGAGCGAATTCGGCACGATCGAGGCCCTGTTCGTCAACGCCGGCATCGCACCCCTGACACCCTTCAAGTCGACCACCGAGGAGGTGTACGACGAGCTGTTCGCGATCAACGTCAAGGGCGCCTTCTTCACGGTGCAGAAACTTGCACCGCTGCTGAGCCCGGGCGCCGGCGTCGTTCTCACCACCTCGATCGCGAACGTTATCGGCATGCTGGAGACCAGTGTCTATGCGGCGGGCAAGGCGGCGCTGCGCTCGATGGCCCGCAGCCTCTCCCGCGAGCTGCTGCCGCGCGGAATTCGGGTCAACGCGGTCAGCCCCGGACCCATCGATACGGGAATTCTGGAGAATACGATGACCGAGGCGGCCGCCGAGCAGTTCAAGGCGGAGCGGGTCGCGGACAATCCCATGCGGCGTTTCGGCACGCCCGACGAGGTCGCCAGGGCGGCAGCATTTCTCGCCTTCGACGCCACGTACACCACCGGTGCCGAGTTCGCCGTGGACGGAGGCGCCACCCAACTCTGA
- a CDS encoding TetR/AcrR family transcriptional regulator, whose translation MPTRNPRRADAQRNREAILRAARDLVIARGPEVGMDDIASAAGVAVGTLYRHFPAKKDLVEAIVAGLEEQITASLDAASARVESGESTALDEIIGLLHQVTVELREERLLRHAVTGLADDSLARLRDRAAASVGGLIAAAHEEQALHPDVTVDDVVLLLATAPADNATAATRSRWLTLARRALSPDRR comes from the coding sequence ATGCCCACACGGAACCCGCGACGAGCCGACGCACAGCGCAACCGGGAGGCGATCCTGCGCGCCGCCCGCGACCTGGTGATCGCCCGCGGGCCGGAGGTCGGCATGGACGACATCGCTTCCGCCGCAGGCGTTGCCGTCGGCACGCTGTACCGGCACTTCCCGGCGAAGAAGGATCTGGTCGAGGCGATCGTGGCCGGCCTGGAAGAGCAGATCACCGCCTCACTGGACGCCGCCTCGGCCCGGGTGGAGTCCGGCGAGTCCACCGCGCTGGACGAGATCATCGGCCTGTTGCACCAGGTCACCGTCGAACTGCGGGAGGAGCGCCTGTTGCGGCACGCGGTGACCGGGCTGGCCGACGATTCCCTGGCCCGGCTCCGCGACAGAGCCGCCGCGTCGGTGGGCGGGCTGATCGCCGCGGCGCACGAGGAACAAGCGCTCCACCCGGACGTCACGGTCGACGACGTGGTCCTGCTGCTCGCCACCGCCCCGGCCGACAATGCCACCGCGGCAACACGATCGAGATGGCTCACCCTCGCCCGGCGCGCCCTGTCCCCGGACCGCCGGTGA
- a CDS encoding alpha/beta hydrolase: MTRSETGEFDGRGGRIFWRAWLPEGEVRGAVALVHGVAEHSGRYEHAGERLADSGFAVFALDHTGHGRSAGSTANIESVDAAADNVAAVLDIASRRYPDIPRFLVAHSMGSLITLYLATRAPLDVAGIAVSAPPLAIEAGTPVQRLLAPLLSRWTPNLGVLQLDSSQISRDPAVVRAYDADPLVFRGKLPARTGAEILRATETVVARLDRLTVPTLVLHGTADTLAAPAGADLIERRAGAKDLTVERYPGLYHEVFNEPERETVLSDLVGWLDDHLAA, from the coding sequence ATGACGCGGAGCGAGACGGGCGAGTTCGACGGGCGGGGTGGGCGGATCTTCTGGCGGGCGTGGCTGCCCGAGGGCGAGGTGCGCGGGGCGGTGGCGCTCGTGCACGGGGTCGCCGAGCATTCGGGGCGGTACGAGCATGCCGGGGAACGGCTGGCGGACAGCGGGTTTGCCGTGTTCGCGCTCGATCACACCGGGCACGGCAGGTCCGCGGGCAGCACGGCGAATATCGAATCGGTGGATGCGGCCGCGGACAATGTCGCGGCCGTGCTCGATATCGCGTCGCGGCGGTATCCGGACATCCCCCGGTTCCTCGTCGCGCACAGCATGGGCAGCCTGATCACGCTGTACCTCGCCACCCGCGCACCGTTGGACGTCGCCGGGATCGCGGTGTCGGCGCCGCCGCTGGCGATCGAGGCGGGTACTCCCGTGCAGCGGCTGCTGGCTCCTCTGTTGAGTAGGTGGACACCGAATCTCGGTGTGCTGCAACTGGACTCGTCGCAGATCAGCCGCGATCCGGCGGTGGTGCGCGCCTACGACGCCGATCCGCTGGTGTTCCGCGGCAAGCTGCCCGCCCGCACCGGCGCCGAGATCCTCCGGGCGACCGAGACCGTCGTGGCCCGCCTGGACCGGCTCACCGTCCCGACCCTCGTGCTGCACGGCACCGCCGACACCCTTGCCGCGCCCGCGGGCGCCGACCTCATCGAACGGCGCGCGGGCGCGAAGGATCTGACCGTCGAGCGCTACCCCGGCCTCTACCACGAGGTTTTCAACGAACCCGAACGAGAGACCGTGCTGTCGGATCTGGTCGGCTGGCTGGACGACCACCTCGCCGCGTAG
- a CDS encoding metallopeptidase, which translates to MIRHSRLRFAALAGLLVLGLAAAGCGGEPGSPTVQKAAATDPGNPWALAGATQGSGPSGPRAGVPDGPLRAENGDGGEMDRLALNALADLQDYWGVEYSKFFKGTFQPVDRFISWDARAPQDQAVSFCKSSTYRMVNAAYCKLDKTIGWDRGKLLPLVTDKYGPMAVVMVLAHEYGHSLQSQARLNGFFTPELVLEQQADCFAGVFLRHAAEGNSAHFTLDTTKGLNGVLGATVAVRDHDPEGKNNSHGSAFERVTAVQLGWQEGTESCKTIDRKEIKQRRGGLPDSFEEGDKENQLPVDQPSLDTVAQALGRIYPVPQPPRYDYSGVAAACPKNAAAEPVSYCPAKNTIGTDVPRLSGRANVSGADEPLSAMVAGNYDAFLVFISRYALAVEKDRNMPLSGPETAGLRTACLSGVITTKLSDPNSDPRLTSGDLDSAVSGLLSDGLAAADVDGKVVPSGYERLEAFRTGVLDGEGACLSSYK; encoded by the coding sequence TTGATACGACATTCACGGCTGCGGTTCGCGGCGCTGGCGGGACTGCTGGTGCTCGGCCTGGCAGCGGCCGGCTGCGGCGGCGAGCCGGGCAGTCCGACGGTGCAGAAGGCCGCGGCGACCGATCCCGGCAATCCGTGGGCGCTGGCGGGTGCGACGCAGGGTAGCGGCCCCAGCGGCCCGCGCGCGGGAGTTCCGGACGGACCGCTGCGCGCCGAGAACGGTGACGGCGGCGAGATGGACCGGCTGGCGCTGAATGCGCTGGCGGACCTGCAGGACTACTGGGGCGTCGAGTACTCGAAGTTCTTCAAGGGCACGTTCCAGCCGGTGGACCGGTTCATCTCGTGGGACGCCCGCGCTCCCCAGGATCAGGCGGTCAGTTTCTGCAAGTCGTCGACCTACCGCATGGTCAACGCCGCCTACTGCAAGCTGGACAAGACGATCGGCTGGGACCGGGGCAAGCTGCTGCCGCTGGTCACCGACAAGTACGGCCCGATGGCGGTGGTGATGGTGCTCGCTCACGAATACGGGCACTCGCTGCAGAGTCAGGCCCGGCTCAACGGGTTCTTCACCCCGGAACTCGTGCTGGAGCAGCAGGCGGACTGCTTCGCCGGGGTGTTCCTGCGCCATGCGGCAGAGGGCAATTCGGCGCATTTCACCCTCGACACCACCAAGGGCCTCAACGGCGTGCTGGGCGCGACGGTGGCCGTGCGCGACCACGATCCGGAGGGGAAGAACAACTCGCACGGTTCGGCGTTCGAGCGGGTGACCGCGGTGCAGCTCGGCTGGCAGGAAGGCACGGAGAGCTGTAAGACCATCGACCGCAAGGAGATCAAGCAGCGCCGCGGCGGGCTGCCCGACAGCTTCGAGGAGGGCGACAAGGAGAACCAGCTCCCGGTCGATCAGCCGTCGCTCGATACGGTCGCTCAGGCGCTGGGCCGGATCTACCCGGTGCCGCAGCCGCCTCGCTACGACTACTCCGGCGTCGCCGCGGCCTGTCCGAAGAATGCCGCGGCCGAACCGGTGTCGTACTGCCCGGCGAAGAACACGATCGGCACCGACGTGCCGCGGTTGTCGGGCCGGGCGAATGTGTCCGGTGCGGACGAGCCGCTGTCGGCCATGGTGGCGGGCAACTACGACGCCTTCCTGGTGTTCATCTCGCGGTATGCGCTGGCGGTGGAGAAGGACCGCAACATGCCGCTGTCCGGTCCGGAAACGGCGGGCCTGCGCACGGCGTGCCTGTCGGGGGTGATCACCACCAAGCTCAGCGATCCGAACAGCGATCCGCGGCTGACCTCCGGTGATCTCGACTCGGCCGTCTCCGGCCTGCTGTCGGACGGTCTCGCGGCCGCCGACGTGGACGGCAAGGTGGTACCGAGCGGCTACGAGCGGCTGGAGGCGTTCCGGACCGGTGTGCTCGACGGCGAGGGCGCCTGCCTGTCGTCCTACAAATAG